The genome window GACCGGACAATGCCTGAGGAGATCAATCGGATGGTGACCGACGCTCTCTCGGATTATCTCTTCGTCACCGAAGAGAGCGGCAAAGAAAATCTGCTGCGCGAGGGCGTCGACGCAAAAAAGATTTTCTTTGTCGGCAACGTCATGATCGACTCCCTGCAGCAATCGCGCCATCTATGGGAATGTTCGACGGCGCACGAGAAGTTGGGCCTGAGGAGAGGCGAGTACGGGGTGGTCACGCTGCACCGTCCTTCGAACGTGGACGAAGGCGAGACGTTGCAGATGTTGATGAAAGCGCTTGCGGACGTCGCCCAGCGTCTGCCGATTATTTTTCCGGTCCATCCCCGCACTCGCAAACGGCTCGAAAGCCTCAACGGCTCACTGCCAGGCCTTCGTTTCGACTTTGAGCGCGTCACGGGTCGAGGGTTATATTGCTTGGATCCGCTTGGCTATCTGGATTTCATGTCCCTGGTTTCCGGCGCACGGATTGTGCTGACGGATTCGGGAGGAATTCAGGAAGAGACCACCTTCCTCAACATTCCTTGTCTCACGCTGCGCAACAATACAGAGCGCCCCGTGACCGTGATGCAAGGGACGAATCGCGTGATCGGCACGTCTCCCGCGACGATCGTCAAAGAAGCCGGTCGGATTCTAAAATGCCCTCCTCCGGCGCTGGCTGCTCCGCCGCTTTGGGACGGCCAGGCCGCTGAGCGCATTGTCGCGGTGCTGCTGGAGCACATCCCGGGCGGATCATCGTGATCTCGGGCCGATAAGCCTGCTTGACTAAGGTCTACACTCTATAATACGGAACCAGGCTCTCTCATAACGATGATCTTCACCGAGACGAAGCTCCCGGGCGCCTTCATCCTCGACCTGAAGCGCCTCGAAGACGGCCGCGGCTTTTTCGCGCGCGCTTTCTGCCAGCGTGAGTTTGCCGAACACGGGCTCAAGCCGCTGATCGCCCAGGCGAACGTCGCCTTCAACAAGAAAAAGGGCACGATGCGCGGAATGCATTTTCAATTTCCGCCCGCCGCCGAGACCAAGCTGGTGCGGTGCACCTACGGCGCCATCCTGGACATCATCGTGGATCTGCGCCCCGAGAGCCCGACGTATCTCGATCATGTTGCGGTCGAGCTTACGGCCGACAACTATCGGGCGCTTTACGTGCCCGAGCGTTTCGCGCACGGCTATCAGGTTCTAGAAGACAGAACGGATACGAGCTATCAGGTGGGCGAGTTCTACGCTCCTGGCTTGGAAGGCGGCCTTAAGTACGACGATCCGCGGCTCGGCTTGAAATGGCCGCTAGCCGTGACCGAGATTTCGCCCAAGGACGACGGTTGGCAGCTTCTCGCCGAGATCGCGCCGGAGATCAGGCGGAAAATGAGCCTTAAGCAGGAAGGGAGAACGTCATGATTATTGTAGATAACGCCCTGAAAGCCAGGGAAGAGCAGGGCAAGCCCATCCGCGTCGGTATGATCGGCGCCGGTTTCATGGGACAAGGCCTCACGAACCAGATCGAGAACAGCGTTCCCGGCATGCGCATGGCGGCGGTCTATAACCGGCGTCCCGAGCGCGCCTTCCACGTCTATCGCTACTCGGGACGCGACGACGTGAAATCCGCCGTTATCCAGGAGGAGCTCGACGATGCCGTCCGCCGCGGCGTCGCGACCGTCGCCGAAGACCCGTTCATGATCTGCCGGTCGCCGGAGATCGACGTGGTGGTGGACGTGACCGGCTCGGTGGAATTCGGCGCGCACGTGATTCTCGAAGCCTTCCGCTTCGGCAAGCCGGTGGTGCTGGTGAACGCCGAGGTGGACTCCACCATCGGCCCCATCCTGCGGGTATACGCGAAAAAGCATAAAGTCATCCTCTCGGCATGCGACGGCGACGAGCCCGGGCTCCAAATGAATCTCGTCCGCTGGGTTAAAGGGCTTGGCTTAATTCCGCGCGCGGTGGTCAACGTGAAAGGACTTCAGGACCCGTATCGGAACCCGACGACCCAGCAGGGTTGGGCCGAGCGCTGGGGGCAGAACGCCGCGATGGTGACCTCGTTCGCCGACGGCTCCAAAATCAGTTTCGAGCAGTCGATTGTGGCGAACGCGACCGGCTTCAAAGTCAGGTCGCGCGGGATGTCCCGCGGCCTCAACTACGACGGCTCCATCATGGACGTCCGTAAGCTCTACGACATCGACGAGCTGCGCGCTTTGGGCGGCATCGTCGATTATACGGTCGGCCCGCCGCTCATCAAGGCTTTCTGTTTGGCCGAGCACCCCGATCCCAAGCAGCGCCACTATCTCAATCTCTACAAGATGGGCGAAGGACCGTTGTATCCGTTCTGGACTCCCTACCACCTGGTGCATTTCGAGATGCCGAACGCGATCGCGCGCGTCGTGTTGTTCGGCGACGAGATCGCCCCGCCGCTCGGCGGGCCGGTGGTCGAAGTGTGCGCCGTCGCCAAGCGCGACCTCAAGGCGGGCGAGGTGCTCGACGAGTACGGCATGTATATGACCTACGGCGAGGCGGTGAACGCGGACGAAATGAGCGCGCGGCGTTATCTTCCCGAGGGTCTGGTGGAAGGCTGCAAGCTCAAACGCGACATCGCAAAAGACCAGCCGCTCACTTACGACGACGTGGAATTGCCGGCGGGACGCCTGGCGGACAAGCTCCGCGCCGAGCAGTACCGGCACTTTCGCAACGAGAGCTGGCTCGAAGAGCGGTTGCGGGGCTCGCGCGCCGGCGACATAGGTCGCAGGCACGGCGATGTTGCGAGCCATCGCTCCGTTCCATAACGCGCTCCCGGCTCCATCTCAAAAAATTCTGCTCTAACCGGCGGAGGATATGCAATGAAAGTCGTTCTCTTTTGTGGCGGCCTGGGGATGCGTTTGCGGGAGTATTCCGAGACGATTCCTAAGCCGATGGTGAACATCGGCTACCGCCCGATACTCTGGAACGTCATGAAATATTACGCCCATTACGGCCACAAGGATTTCATTCTCTGCCTCGGCTTCGGCGCGGATTACATCAAGAATTATTTTCTCAACTACAACGAATGCATCTCCAACGATTTTGTTCTGTCCCAGGGCGGCAAGAGCCTCCGCCTTTTCAACAGCGACATCGACGATTGGAAGATCACCTTCGCCGACACCGGCACCACTTCGAACATCGGGCAGCGTCTGAAGGCCGCGCAGAAGTATCTCGAAGGGGAAGAATTTTTTCTTGCCAACTACAGCGACGGGCTCACCGATCTGCCGCTCGACGAGCAGGTCGATCAGTTCAAGCGTGAGCGGAAAGTGGCGAGCTTCCTCTGCGTCAAGCCGAATCTGAGCTGTCACTTTATCACCCTCGGCGCCGAGGGCGTCGTCGAGTCCATCAAAGACGTGAGCCACTCGGACATTAGAATCAACGGCGGTTATTTCGTTTTTCGGAAAGAGATTTTCGACTACATCGCCGACGGCGAAGAGTTGCTGCACGAACCCTTTCAGAGGCTCGTCGAGCGCGGGCAGCTCTTGGCTTACAAATACGACGGCTTCTGGGCAGCGATGGATACGTTCAAGGACAAGCAGACGCTCGACGACCTGTATGCTCGGGGCCAAGCGCCCTGGGAAGTTTGGAACCCATCCCGCCAGGCGCCGCCGGCGCCGCGGGAGAGCAAGCCGAGACCGCGCGCGGTGAGCGGTCATGCCCGCGGGGGACGGTAGCCGCTGGGCCATGCTGGGTCTGAAACTCGGCGCCGGCGGGCACGGCCCGCTCCGTCTGCTGTGTCTCGGCGCCCACTGCGACGATATCGAGATCGGCTGCGGCGGCACGGTCCTGAAGCTCGCAGCAGCGGGGCGAAAGCTCGAGGTCTGCTGGGTCGTGTTCAGCTCGGACGAGGCGCGCAAGCGCGAGGCTTTGAATAGCGCGGAAGCCTTTCTCGGCAACGTCGATGCCAGAAAGATAGTCGTCCACGGGTTGCGCGACGGTTTTCTCCCTTATCTCGGCGGCGAGCTCAAGGAGCACTTCGAGCGGCTCAAGACCGAGTTCTCGCCGGATTTGATCTTGACGCACTATCGCCACGATCTTCACCAGGACCACCGCCTGGTGTCTGAACTGACCTGGAACACTTTCCGGGACCATTTGATTCTCGAGTATGAAATCCCGAAATACGACGGCGATTTTGGGTCGCCCAACCTCTTCGTCCCGCTCGACGAATCTATTTGCCGTCGTAAGATCGACACGATTCTCGGCTCTTTCCCGAGCCAGAGCGAGAAACAGTGGTTTTCGCGTGAATTGTTTTCCTCGATTCTGAGGCTCAGGGGAATGGAAGCGAACGCTTCCAGCGGTTATGCGGAGGGCTTCTACGGCCGAAAAGCGATCGTAGAAATGGAGATTCGATGAAAGTCTTGGTCACGGGTCACACCGGATACATCGGTGCAGTGCTGGTCCCGATGCTGCTTGATGGCAAGCACGAGGTCACCGGGCTCGATACCGATTTCTTTGCCGGTTGCGATTTCAATGACGGTCTGGCCGAAGTGCCTGCGCTGCGCAAGGACCTCCGCAACGTGACGGTCGCGGACTTGAAAGGGTTCGACGCCGTGATTCATCTCGCGGCGCTCTCGAACGATCCTCTCAGCGATCTCAATCCTGATTGCACGTACGGCATCAACTATCGCGCCTCGGTTCGACTGGGCGAGCTGACCAAGGCGGCCGGCGTCCCACGGTTCATTTTTTCTTCTTCGTGCAGTCTCTATGGATTGTCCGCGGGGGACGGCCTGCTCGACGAAGGCGCTTCCTTCAATCCCATGACGGCTTACGGTGAATCAAAAGTTCGCGTCGAGCAAGAAGTCTCTCCTCTCGCCGACGATGGCTTCAGCCCGACGTTCCTTCGCAACGCCACGGCATACGGTGTTTCGCCACGACTTCGCGCCGATCTCGTCGTCAACAACCTCGTCGGCTACGCTTACACGACCGGCGAGGTCCTCATCGCCAGCGATGGGACGCCGTGGCGCCCGCTTGTCCACGTCGAGGACATCGCGCGCGCTTTTATCGCGGTTCTCGAGGCGCCGCGGGAGCGGGTTCATAATCAAGCATTCAACGTCGGCCGGACGCGGGAAAATTACCAGATCCGCGACGTGGCGGCGATGGTGGAGGAAATCGTGCCGGGCTGCCGCGTCAAGTACGCGGAGGGCGGCGGCCCCGATCTCCGCTGCTATCGCGTCAACTGCGACAAGATCGCCCGAACCCTGCCCGAGTTTCAGCCGCAATGGACCGTCCGCCGCGGCATCGAGCAGCTTTACGCGGCGTTTCGCGACCATGGATTGACCGTCGAGGAATTTGCCGACTCGCGCTACATACGGATCAAACACATCAGAGCGTTGCTTGCGGCCGGACGGCTCGATGCAATGCTCCGCTGGTCGCCGCAAGCGTCTTTTCGAAGTCGAGTATCCGCGCGCTAGTGATCGGGCCTGCGCCTGCCGCCGCCGACCTGAGGCCTTCGTCGGGGACAACGCCGTCGATGATCCACGCCCTACGAGAAGTTTTCGACCGACGCGACCTGCTGTACATGCTGGCGTGGCGCGACATCCAGGTGAAATACAAGCAGTCCATCATGGGAATGCTCTGGGCGATCTTCATGCCGCTCGTCATCGTTTGCGCCGGTCTCATGGTCCGCTACGCGTTGGCCGTGGTCTCCGGGACGCCGTTTTCCATCTTGGATCTGACTTCCGTCGCGGTGAAGGCGGTGCCGTGGGCCTTCTTTGTTTCGGCGCTGCGCTTCGGCACGAACAGCATGGTCGCCAACGTAAACCTTGTGACCAAGATTTATCTGCCGCGTTTGATTTTTCCGCTGGCCGCGGTCTTGTCGCAGTTGTTCGATTTCCTCGTCGCGACGGCGGTCGTCACCTTGCTCCTGATCGTCGCGGGCGCGGGATTGAGCGTACATTTGCTCTGGCTTCCGCTTCTCATCGCCCCCTTGGTCTTGTTGGCGTCGGCGCTCGCCATCATTTCCTCCGCCGGCAGTCTTTTTTTCCGCGACGTAAAGTACATCGTCGAAGCCTTCCTGACCTTCGCGATCTTTTTTACGCCGGTATTTTATGACTCTTCACTCTTCGGGACCTGGGGGCCGCTGCTGCTTATCAATCCGGTTTCTCCCTTGCTGGAAGGGATCTCCGCGACCGTGATTATGCACCAGAGCCCGTCGCTGCCCTGGCTTGGCTATAGCGGCGTGGTCAGCGTCTTGCTCCTCATTTTGTCGCTCGCCGTCTTTAAAAAACTCGAACCTTTCTTCGCGGAAAGTATCTGACGACGACCATGGCCGACTACGTTCTCGACGTTCAAGGAATATTCAAGAAGTTCCGGCGCGGCGAAATGCACGATTCCTTGAGGGATTTCGTGCCCGCGCTGGCGCGCCGGTTTATCCGGCGCGAGCACGGGCCGGAGCTTGCGCGCCGTGAATTCTGGGCGCTCAAGGACGTCTCGTTCAGCCTTACGCGCGGTCAAGCCTTCGGTATCATCGGCGGGAACGGCGCCGGCAAGAGCACGATCCTCAAGCTGCTCACCGGCATCATGCTGCCGACCCGGGGCACCGTTCACGTGGCCGGTCGCATCTCCGCTCTGATCGAGGTCGGGGCGGGCTTTCACCCGGACCTTACCGGTCGCGAGAACATTTTTCTCAATGGGACGATTCTGGGCATGACCCGAGACGAGATCCGCCAGCGCTTCGATGCCATCGTCGACTTCTCCGGGCTGGAGGAGTTTATCGATACTCCGGTCAAAAGATATTCTTCCGGCATGTACGCCCGCCTGGGATTTTCCGTTGCCGCCCATGTCGATCCCGACGTCCTGCTGGTCGACGAGGTGCTTAGCGTCGGAGACTACCTCTTCCAGCTCAAGTGCGTCGAGCGCATGAACTCCGTGATCTCCAACGGCGCCACGGTCGTTTTTGTTTCTCACAATCTTCAGGCCGTCGCTAAGCTGTGCCAGAGCAGTCTGCTGTTGGAACGGGGCGCCGTGCAAATGATCGGGCCGACCGCGGAGGTCATTCGCACTTACTTCAGCCGCGGGCAGCAGCAACGCGCGATCGATGCGGATCGCGGCGTTCAAATCACCAAGGTCACGACTCACGGTGCTCACGGTCCGCAGGTCGAGTTCGAGTCGGGCGGCAAATTATACATCACGGTCGAGGCGCGTGCCCGGACGCCGCATGAAGACATGAGCGTGGTCATTATGATCGTCGACGACCATCAGTATCCGCTTTTCGACACGTGCACCCAGCGGCTGGGGGCGGGCGCTCTGTCCCTCGACGCCGACCAAACGCTTCGGTGCACCTTCGAGCTGGATCTCTTTCTGGCCCAGGGCACGTTTCACGTGAACGCCCACTTGCATCGCTACGTTACCAACCGGCCCTACGATCGCTGGCTCGCGGCGGCCACGTTCTTTGTGACCGGAACTCCGAATGTCCGCGGCGCGGTGACTTTGCATCCGAAACTCACGATGTGCCAG of Candidatus Binatia bacterium contains these proteins:
- the rfbC gene encoding dTDP-4-dehydrorhamnose 3,5-epimerase, with translation MIFTETKLPGAFILDLKRLEDGRGFFARAFCQREFAEHGLKPLIAQANVAFNKKKGTMRGMHFQFPPAAETKLVRCTYGAILDIIVDLRPESPTYLDHVAVELTADNYRALYVPERFAHGYQVLEDRTDTSYQVGEFYAPGLEGGLKYDDPRLGLKWPLAVTEISPKDDGWQLLAEIAPEIRRKMSLKQEGRTS
- a CDS encoding sugar phosphate nucleotidyltransferase, which gives rise to MKVVLFCGGLGMRLREYSETIPKPMVNIGYRPILWNVMKYYAHYGHKDFILCLGFGADYIKNYFLNYNECISNDFVLSQGGKSLRLFNSDIDDWKITFADTGTTSNIGQRLKAAQKYLEGEEFFLANYSDGLTDLPLDEQVDQFKRERKVASFLCVKPNLSCHFITLGAEGVVESIKDVSHSDIRINGGYFVFRKEIFDYIADGEELLHEPFQRLVERGQLLAYKYDGFWAAMDTFKDKQTLDDLYARGQAPWEVWNPSRQAPPAPRESKPRPRAVSGHARGGR
- a CDS encoding NAD(P)-dependent oxidoreductase, with product MKVLVTGHTGYIGAVLVPMLLDGKHEVTGLDTDFFAGCDFNDGLAEVPALRKDLRNVTVADLKGFDAVIHLAALSNDPLSDLNPDCTYGINYRASVRLGELTKAAGVPRFIFSSSCSLYGLSAGDGLLDEGASFNPMTAYGESKVRVEQEVSPLADDGFSPTFLRNATAYGVSPRLRADLVVNNLVGYAYTTGEVLIASDGTPWRPLVHVEDIARAFIAVLEAPRERVHNQAFNVGRTRENYQIRDVAAMVEEIVPGCRVKYAEGGGPDLRCYRVNCDKIARTLPEFQPQWTVRRGIEQLYAAFRDHGLTVEEFADSRYIRIKHIRALLAAGRLDAMLRWSPQASFRSRVSAR
- a CDS encoding ABC transporter ATP-binding protein translates to MADYVLDVQGIFKKFRRGEMHDSLRDFVPALARRFIRREHGPELARREFWALKDVSFSLTRGQAFGIIGGNGAGKSTILKLLTGIMLPTRGTVHVAGRISALIEVGAGFHPDLTGRENIFLNGTILGMTRDEIRQRFDAIVDFSGLEEFIDTPVKRYSSGMYARLGFSVAAHVDPDVLLVDEVLSVGDYLFQLKCVERMNSVISNGATVVFVSHNLQAVAKLCQSSLLLERGAVQMIGPTAEVIRTYFSRGQQQRAIDADRGVQITKVTTHGAHGPQVEFESGGKLYITVEARARTPHEDMSVVIMIVDDHQYPLFDTCTQRLGAGALSLDADQTLRCTFELDLFLAQGTFHVNAHLHRYVTNRPYDRWLAAATFFVTGTPNVRGAVTLHPKLTMCQVGAASDPEIVEQPSARDALHD
- the wecB gene encoding UDP-N-acetylglucosamine 2-epimerase (non-hydrolyzing); translation: MKIILISGARPNYMKIAPIVWAIRRFNRRSAPPIQSLLIHTGQHYDPQLFDVFFRELDLPVPDYCLDVGSGSHTQQTARVMERIEPILQKERPDLVVVVGDVNSTVAAALTAAKLQIPLAHVEAGLRSFDRTMPEEINRMVTDALSDYLFVTEESGKENLLREGVDAKKIFFVGNVMIDSLQQSRHLWECSTAHEKLGLRRGEYGVVTLHRPSNVDEGETLQMLMKALADVAQRLPIIFPVHPRTRKRLESLNGSLPGLRFDFERVTGRGLYCLDPLGYLDFMSLVSGARIVLTDSGGIQEETTFLNIPCLTLRNNTERPVTVMQGTNRVIGTSPATIVKEAGRILKCPPPALAAPPLWDGQAAERIVAVLLEHIPGGSS
- a CDS encoding SAF domain-containing protein; this encodes MIIVDNALKAREEQGKPIRVGMIGAGFMGQGLTNQIENSVPGMRMAAVYNRRPERAFHVYRYSGRDDVKSAVIQEELDDAVRRGVATVAEDPFMICRSPEIDVVVDVTGSVEFGAHVILEAFRFGKPVVLVNAEVDSTIGPILRVYAKKHKVILSACDGDEPGLQMNLVRWVKGLGLIPRAVVNVKGLQDPYRNPTTQQGWAERWGQNAAMVTSFADGSKISFEQSIVANATGFKVRSRGMSRGLNYDGSIMDVRKLYDIDELRALGGIVDYTVGPPLIKAFCLAEHPDPKQRHYLNLYKMGEGPLYPFWTPYHLVHFEMPNAIARVVLFGDEIAPPLGGPVVEVCAVAKRDLKAGEVLDEYGMYMTYGEAVNADEMSARRYLPEGLVEGCKLKRDIAKDQPLTYDDVELPAGRLADKLRAEQYRHFRNESWLEERLRGSRAGDIGRRHGDVASHRSVP
- a CDS encoding ABC transporter permease; the protein is MIHALREVFDRRDLLYMLAWRDIQVKYKQSIMGMLWAIFMPLVIVCAGLMVRYALAVVSGTPFSILDLTSVAVKAVPWAFFVSALRFGTNSMVANVNLVTKIYLPRLIFPLAAVLSQLFDFLVATAVVTLLLIVAGAGLSVHLLWLPLLIAPLVLLASALAIISSAGSLFFRDVKYIVEAFLTFAIFFTPVFYDSSLFGTWGPLLLINPVSPLLEGISATVIMHQSPSLPWLGYSGVVSVLLLILSLAVFKKLEPFFAESI
- a CDS encoding PIG-L deacetylase family protein, which codes for MPAGDGSRWAMLGLKLGAGGHGPLRLLCLGAHCDDIEIGCGGTVLKLAAAGRKLEVCWVVFSSDEARKREALNSAEAFLGNVDARKIVVHGLRDGFLPYLGGELKEHFERLKTEFSPDLILTHYRHDLHQDHRLVSELTWNTFRDHLILEYEIPKYDGDFGSPNLFVPLDESICRRKIDTILGSFPSQSEKQWFSRELFSSILRLRGMEANASSGYAEGFYGRKAIVEMEIR